From a region of the Eulemur rufifrons isolate Redbay chromosome 7, OSU_ERuf_1, whole genome shotgun sequence genome:
- the APEH gene encoding acylamino-acid-releasing enzyme — protein sequence MERQVLPSEPEEAAALYRALSRQPALSAACLGPEVTTQYGGLYRTVHTEWTQRDLERMENIRFCRQYLVFHDGDSVVFAGPAGNSVETRGELLSRESPSGTMKAVLRKAGGMGPGEEKQFLEVWEKNRKLKSFNLSALEKHGPIYDDDCFGCLSWSHSETHLLYVAEKKRPKAESFFQTKALDVSASDDEMARPKKPDQAIKGDQFVFYEDWGENMVSKSTPVLCVLDIESGNISVLEGVPENVSPGQAFWAPGDTGVVFVGWWHEPFRLGIRFCTNRRSALYYVDLIGGKCEHLSDDSLAVSSPRLSPDQCRIVYLQYPSLIPHHQCSQLCLYDWYTKVTSVVVDVVPRQLGENFSGIYSSLLSLGCWSADSQRVVFDSAQRSQQDLFAVDTQTGSVTSLTAGGSGGSWKLLTIDRDLMVAQFSTPNLPPSLKVGFLPPAGKKQSVLWVSLEEAESIPDIHWSIRVLQPPQEQENVQYAGLDFEAILLQPSNPPDKTQVPMVVMPHGGPHSSFVTAWMLFPAVLCKMGFAVLLVNYRGSTGFGQDSILSLPGNVGHQDVKDVQFAVQQVLRDEHFDASRVALMGGSHGGFLSCHLIGQYPETYSACVARNPVINIASMMGSTDIPDWCVVEAGFPYSSDCLPDCIVWAEMLKKSPIKYIPQVKTPLLLMLGQEDRRVPFKQGVEYYRALKARNVPVRLLLYPKSAHALSEVEVESDSFMNAVLWLRMHLGC from the exons ATGGAACGTCAG GTGCTGCCGAGCGAGCCCGAGGAGGCGGCGGCGCTGTACCGGGCCCTTAGCCGTCAGCCCGCGCTGAGCGCCGCCTGCCTGGGCCCGGAGGTCACCACGCAGTACGGGGGCCTCTACCGGACGGTGCACACTG AGTGGACCCAGAGGGACCTGGAACGCATGGAGAACATCCGATTCTGCCGCCAGTACCTGGTTTTCCATGATGGAGACTCAGTGGTGTTTGCAGGGCCTGCAGGCAACAGTGTGGAAACCCGGGGGGA ATTGCTAAGCAGAGAGTCTCCTTCAGGCACTATGAAAGCCGTGCTGCGCAAGGCTGGAGGTATGGGCCCTGGGGAGGAGAAGCAGTTCCTGGAG GTCTGGGAGAAGAACCGGAAACTCAAGAGTTTCAACCTGTCAGCACTGGAGAAACATGGGCCCATTTATGATGACG ACTGCTTTGGCTGCCTGTCCTGGTCACACTCGGAGACACACTTGTTATATGTGGCAGAGAAGAAGCGCCCCAAGGCTGAGTCCTTTTTTCAGACCAAAGCCTTAGACGTCAGTGCCAGCGATGACGAGATGGCCAGGCCGAAGAAGCCAGACCAGGCCATCAAG GGGGAtcagtttgtgttttatgaagacTGGGGAGAAAACATGGTTTCCAAAAGCACCCCTGTGCTCTGCGTGCTGGATATCGAGAGTGGCAACATCTCTGTGCTTGAGGGGGTCCCCGAGAATGTGTCCCCTGGACAG GCATTCTGGGCCCCTGGAGACACCGGTGTGGTGTTTGTGGGCTGGTGGCATGAGCCCTTCCGGCTGGGCATCCGCTTTTGCACCAATCGAAG GTCAGCCCTGTACTATGTGGACCTCATCGGGGGAAAGTGTG AGCACCTCTCAGATGATTCCCTGGCTGTCTCATCTCCCCGGCTAAGCCCAGACCAGTGTCGCATCGTCTACCTGCAGTACCCATCTCTGATCCCCCATCATCAGTGTAGCCAGCTGTGCCTG TATGACTGGTATACCAAGGTCACCTCAGTGGTGGTGGATGTTGTGCCTCGGCAGCTGGGAG AGAACTTCTCTGGAATCTACAGCAGCCTTTTGTCTCTGGGATGCTGGTCAGCTGACAGCCAGAGAGTGGTCTTCGACTCGGCTCAGCGTAGCCAGCAG GACCTGTTTGCTGTGGATACCCAGACAGGCAGTGTGACCTCCCTCACAGCTG GGGGGTCAGGTGGAAGCTGGAAGCTGCTCACAATTGACCGGGACCTCATGGTGGCACAGTTTTCCACACCCAACCTACCCCCAAGCCTG AAAGTTGGATTCCTGCCTCCTGCAGGAAAGAAACAGTCAGTGTTGTGGGTGTCCCTGGAGGAGGCTGAGTCCATTCCCGATATCCACTGGAGCATCCGGGTGCTACAGCCACCCCAAGAGCAAGAGAATGTGCAGTATG CTGGCCTTGACtttgaagcaatcctcctgcagcCCAGCAACCCTCCAGATAAGACCCAGGTGCCCATGGTGGTCATGCCGCACG GGGGGCCCCATTCATCCTTTGTCACTGCCTGGATGCTGTTCCCAGCCGTGCTTTGCAAGATGGGTTTTGCAGTATTACTAG TGAACTATCGTGGCTCCACGGGCTTTGGCCAGGACAGCATCCTCTCCCTCCCAGGCAATGTGGGCCACCAGGATGTGAAGGACGTCCAG TTTGCAGTGCAGCAGGTGCTGCGGGACGAGCACTTTGATGCAAGCCGTGTGGCCCTTATGGGTGGTTCCCATGGTGGCTTCCTCTCCTGCCACCTGATTGGTCAGTACCCAGAGACCTACAGCGCCTGTGTGGCCCGGAACCCCGTGATCAACATCGCCTCCATGATGGGCTCCACTGACATCCCTGACTG GTGTGTGGTGGAGGCTGGCTTCCCTTACAGCAGTGACTGCCTGCCGGACTGCATTGTGTGGGCTGAGATGCTGAAGAAGTCGCCCATCAAATATATCCCTCAG GTGAAGACACCGCTGTTACTGATGCTAGGCCAAGAAGACCGGCGTGTGCCCTTCAAGCAGGGCGTGGAGTATTACCGTGCCCTCAAGGCCCGGAATGTGCCTGTTCG GCTCCTGCTCTATCCCAAAAGCGCCCATGCACTATCAGAGGTGGAGGTGGAGTCAGACAGCTTCATGAATGCTGTGCTCTGGCTACGCATGCACTTGGGCTGCTGA